The DNA sequence TGAATATCATGTAACAGAGCTGGCACAATACAAGTTAGCTCCAAAGCTATCCCATTTAATTTAAATAGCTTCCACCAACTGCTAAGATACTTAAAGGCTCCTCCTTAACAggatttcctttttctttcaagTTCCATCTTAAATGTCATTGCAAATGCAAATGTTGATTGGGGATGCTACGTACTTAGATACAACGATATCCACAGCTGGATACTGTGTCTTCCTTAGAGATTCACTAAACTCTTCAAAATCCAATAAACAAGGTGTTCGAACAAAAAATGCTCAGCAAATTCTACAACCGTAGTAATATGGATAGTTAGATTACTTGAATTTTTTCAGATTCTCATATTTCCTCAATGACGATGATAGTATGTCAGAAATTTATTTATATGGATGACCTCTAATCTTGCCACTTTTTTCAAGACAAGGTCGCAACATGATTTCTAAAATTGGTCCACATTCCGGGAAAGCATCAAATTGCAAACAATCATATTAAGTgtatactaaaatcagccactagtatataatacatattagaatataaaatacatattaaaaataagttaaataatacaTGTTTTTATACTTAAATATATAGGTTACGTCTGTTTACAGAGATAAGACATTGAGACAGGGATACTGAGATACAAAATTATGTTTGACATATGAGACATGAAAAGAGACATTGTGTCCAAAGACACTGAGACATAGACACCGTGATACACGGTGACACATGTCTGCTGTTTGGTTTGGTGAGACACAGATTTTCGAAGGACACGGGAGGACACGGATGGACATGCATGGAGATATTAAATTTGTGTACTTCCAATTTGGTGAGACACTAAGACACAACTTGTGAGACACtaattttttactcttttacccttattgaaattttaaaatttgtccTCTTATCTCCCTAAacctttcttttttctcttcctcttttaGATTCTATaactaaatttatatttctattttcttcaaaaaaaattatacatttaattttttatttatttaaattttgattaatctttgataaattctgagctttagttttttattttttaaaaaaaatatatatttaatatttgaatGATAATTTAAGATGAtattagaagaaataaaaaatattaaaagaaataaaaattcgaTGGTGATGACATGTAGTGTTTGGGATAATGGATGTacaataataatagtaaaactTGTGGTAAAATGAAGGATAATTCAGTCTTTTTAAAATATGTGtgtcttgttctttatttttaccaaacacaatacatagacacaaatattttatgttcatgTCTTTAATGTCTATGTCTTTGTGTCTATGTCTCATCATATACATCAATCAAACGGAACCTGAAATAGTATATTTTGTGTCTATCCTGACAATAAGGACATAAAGACACTAACAagggacacaacttatttttcatttttttcattattcttgttaattttttatagttatatatttttcttctaaaattttttagatgaaaaaaatgaaaataaatgaaattttcataatttattctagtttatcaccaaataaaatataagaatacaaaattttatatttctatcATTTGTATGTCTTATCTTGTcctattctaaaaaaaaaaacacaatcaTAGTGATTGATTTTGCtgattgattttaatatacaaataacatttttgaATTGCAAATTTCTTAACCAATTAAGTCAGTCACTCACAACAACTAAGTTCAAATACCTAATATGCAAGTTGGgaagatttttttttccttacaTTTTGCTCCAAATTGAGGGAAAATACCATCAGAGAATGTGATTATAGTTAATTGAAAGTAGTTGTAGGCGGTGGGACTAATTTAGTTTAAACTCCCCTTGCTTAGATGGCAAGACAGTTATTGACTGTACTTTTAAGTTAGTCATGATttggactttttttttttaatttaaagtcAAGTATAACAAATACaacaaaatatctttttagACACCCTTTTAAAGTGTCACCTTTCACTTTATATAAATTGAAGTTGTTAcaaataactaataaaataatcaacATAGACTTCACCTTaaaggaaaaaagaaacaaGGAATAACGAATAATGAATTATTACATTATACATGTTTTAATAGTGTATATACAGTGTTCGTTTAATCTTCAACCGtattttcttctacttttgaTCTTTCCATTCTGtggtggtggcaacacttttttcTTGTCCATGAGTGGTTGATTCAAAGAACGATTCCATGTCTTGTTCCATGTCTTTTGCCTACATTCATCAAAATTGAAATAGTTGACAAACGGTATTCTATTCAAAATAAACCTGGCTAGCTTGCTAGGATTTTCCCTTTATGTCACATTTAATAATCAAAGGATAATAAACCTTCCAGTTAGACCTTCAAAAGATTAATCTCCAACAAGTAAATATTCTTATTGGCTACAAGAAAGAAACCTCAGCACGCCATATACAAATCTCAATTGCAAAATGAGTTCTTAGGTCAACTTGCATGCATGATGCCATGATGGTGACTAAGAGATGCGGTTCAAATTCTactatatattaaatattattgaaAATGTCTAATATCACTGCTAACAAACGACCCTAAATCAATTTGACCTTTCATAATCTCACTTTCAAAACTAATAAAGAAGTTAGTGATGATAATAAAGAGCGCAAATTTTTAAACTTCTTGTACATTTTTAATACGATCTTACTAGGAGAACAATACAAGGagttaataataaataaataaaaattttacaaatcTAAAAGAACTAAAATAAGAAAGCCAAAGTTTATGttctatatttttaaaaattcttcaATTCATATATATAGATAGATAGAGTAGATCTCAATGCCCTTATCCAATTACCTCTTATAAAAAATGCTACgtgaattttaataattaattactaaatcaaccacaatgtatttatatataaatatatatattagtataGTAGTTATTACTTTATTACGTAgcttttagttttttttttttaaaggtgAGAATGTAAAATAACGAATGATGTTACACCAAAAGATAAATTAATAGAAGTAAGAGGGCATTAGGTAGAAAAACgtgaaagaataataaaatgaaGTTACGTGCATGGTGCAAATAATTAAAGTTCTCAACCTTTTCTAATGCATCTTCTGCGGCTTGGGCATGTTTGTCTATATCTTGAGCTACTTTTTCAACAAACTGAGCAGCGTCATGAAGCTTTCCCTCAGGAACAATCTTGGCAACATCTTCAGCTACCTTCTCCACCCCTTCCGCCACTTCTTCCACTGCCTCCGCTATCTTTTCCGCTTCCTTCATTCttgtttctattttctctatatacatataaggtactatcatcatcatcatttttttcTGCTCAATCCGTCATGgcaataatatataaattcgTCTTAGATTAAAATTCTATTTAATGGTTTATTGCTGACTTATATAAATCTGtccaataataatatttttaaataaattataattatatttttatattttataaatattaaaatataaattaattttttaaattatttttaatatctttttaattaagtaaaatattttagacaattttagtattaataaataatactaTATGTTATTCTAAACTTATCTTAAAAAATATGGGCTAAGaataaagatatatatatacacaGAATATTTAGATATGTCTAATACAAGTGTGTccaaaagaatattttttttattcaaacacAGTCCGACACAAAAATTACACATGTACATACTGGAACTCAACGAAATATTTGAGTTTCATAAGCGATAATAAGTGATGATAACATGACAAATTAAAATAGACCATTTCTAAATTTTACTAgccaaacaaaattaaaatcaaagaacaaaagtaaaaaaaaaaaactgtatattctatataaaaaaaaaaacttgtttAAACGTAAAATCTCGTCTAATTTACACGGATCAACGAACTAATAGGACTGATAATTAATGAATTAAGAAAACTGCAGTTAATGACATGGAAATTCTAAGTTCTCTCACCTTTGAGTTGTAGCAAAGGACCCCATTTGCCCCTCGAAAAGGATAAAAGTATCGTGAATATCGTTCCTATGATCCAGAATTTCCTGCTAGATGGCAATGTCCCCAACGTAAATGCTAATTATTTAGAGATTATCGTTTCTCTTTTGGTTTTTCTCCAAATTTAAAGTCAATTTTAGCGCAGAAAACCTCTTCATTAATAGAAATTTTCCCAcgataaaaattcaaatattatttcCAACTTTATTGTTTACAATGCAAAAGTTCAGCTATATATAAATCAACTATTATATAAGAATACATATTTGGAGTTCAAGAAAAAaggtttaattatattattttaaaaatttgattattttttttataatagatttgattattcatattattttatagagaaaatatgtaaaataaaatatataaatataataggTGGTGgataataattttgttatattCACGGACATTTTTAAtaaagtttatatatatatatatatatatatatatatatatataaaagtatgGAGAAAGTATGTTATTagattattaaactaaaaatataaattaataataaagtaataacaaataataataattttttaatgatcatctagtatttttcaaaaagaaattaCTCTttcctaaaataaaaaattactctAATATAGATTTCTCAAAGACTTGCAAGTAGTCTGAAAAAAAAAGACTTGTCACGGAGGGAGAAATTATTACTTGTACGTTATTTCACATTATTAAGTGTAATGGCatatatagaaaactaagaAGAGATTAATTAATTCGTTGATTGATTGGAGGAACTAATGAGTAAATATAATTACCAATGAgcaggtgaagaagaaggatcaACTGGACCGGGTTGAGTACTGCCAAACACACTCATATTcctgaaaaaataaataaatacataaacaGTCAAcatagaatttaaatttatgaTTCTCTTAGCTTTAGATATTtgcaaatttttatttttccgcACTAACATAATCGGAATTGAAATATTGGAAGGACTATTATATTATATACGTACATCTTTCTAGTGGTGGTGTAACTTGGAAATCTGAATAATCCTAAGTTGTGTTCCAAAACATAGCAGCGATTATTTTTGATGTTGGAGTTGATTCGAACGTGATGATGAGTGGTTGGAGGGAGGCCAACTTTTGAAGCTTGAGTTTTGTCCAATGTCCCTAAGCCAAAGCAAGTAACCTTTTGGGTGATGGAAATTGTGTTTGCCATTGATATGTTGGAGATAGAATTTAGTGTTTGCAAATCCTAACAACGTTGTTGGTGAGATTTTTATATCGAGAGCGAGAGGTAACATTTGAAGGGAATAATGGCGTGGCATATATACGAGTATATTTTTTTGGTAAACGGTATGACTTTTAGATTAGGTTATTTTCAATTGCAAGTTGCAAGTTTCGGAAGTAATTAATGCTCAAGTTTCAGTGTTTCGATCAATATTATGTATTGACAATTCTGATTAATACCTACTATATGATACATAATACATATCacgattttttttaatcattttttattttaaaaatttatccgTATACCTTAAACAATTTGAATTTGTACTCTCATTCATCAAAGTATAAAAAACCAAGGTTCTAAAAACTGATTCGAACCGCCGATCGAACCGATCAAACCATAAACCGACAGAAATATCAATTCGAATTAATGCCAAAATCATCCGATTAAAAAATCGTTATTGAACTGTCAAACTGGCCGAAAAACAGTTGGTTGAACCGAATCTTAAATCGACCAGTTTTTGGAGTTTTAGCAAAAATGCTACCGTTTTGATCACTTTTGATGCACGTACTAAACGTCTGAACCCCTAAGCCTAAGCATAACCCAACGTCCCAACCCATCCAATCCAGCACAACGGCATAGCAGTCTCTCTCCCTCCCTTCACCTTTAAGCGCGTCATTCTTGTCACCGCCAGCGAGCTATCTTCGTCACTTCCGTCCATCCACTAGATTGCTGCTGCACCGTCGCAAGTTAGAGCTTCAAAGATTACAATCGTGTTCGTACAGCTCTCCACCATCGTCGCCGTTTCAGTTCTGGAAGCACCATCGCCAGACTTGCCTTCTGCCTCCATCGCGCAGTTCTGTTCCACCGTCGCCAGCGTCAGCTCGTTCTACATGTGAGTTCTATGAACCGGTTCCCCCTCTGTTCTATGCTTCTGCCTTCTAGCTTCtagttttttttaaacaataattgTTGAATAATTAATTCATTATTGTTGAATAATCTGTAAACTTGTTATGAGttgaataattattaattaatttgtgaATTTTGTTGCTGTTATTGTTTAAATAATTGTTTTTAATTAATCTGTAAAAATGTTATTGATTAAATAATTGTTAATTAGTTTGTGAATTTTACTGCTATTATTGGTTAAATAATTATTGAATATTTGTTGATTAATCTGTAAATTTTTCTGctgttattaatttaataattgttGAATAATCGTTTTTAGTTCATCTGTAAATCTTATTGTGGGTTGCTGTGATATTGTTATAGATAATTGTTGGATTCGTTTATTTATATTCCACTATTCACATTTAGATGATTGTCATTTAAATATGCACTGGTAAAGCTTGGATGACTATTATATCCCTTTGTGATGCTTTGGCACATTTCAAGGTACTCGCTGAGCATGAGATAGTGAGATATACTGCTGTTTTAGGAGTTTCATAGAGCAATGAATATACAACTTAGACTTTCTAGGGCAAATCTTTGTTATTGTCTAATGCTAATGAATTTTCTAATCTCTTACTTCATATTTGAGGTTAGAGATGCGAAATATAATCGTAGGTTTATTTAGTTATATTGGTTGTGATTCTTGCTCTTTAAACTTAACTTTTTGGATAAAGTTTTTATGGTGGAAAGTTCTCAGATCTATTTATTTCTgtgttaatttaatttgattattcGTGTATAAAGTTTTGTGATGTAGTATGGATGTGGAGTTCAAGTTAAGTGGTTACATTGACAGTTTAAAAATACTGATTATTGTGTAGagttttttttgtttcattttaCATTCTTCCTTGTTTCATTTAGATTCTTTCCGTTCCAATggaaaaaatgaaattaaaaatgcATAGAAAAATTAATTGAAGCTGGTCTAGTGATTAAATTggatgtttatttataatttatttattattttattttaaattgatttttttgttgGACCGATTAGATCAATAAATCAGTAATTAAAGCGGTTCGATCACCGATTCGATTCTCAGAACCTTGTAAAAAAttatctctctctttctctcttcatatatatatatatataactaatgGATTTggatattctaaattttaaatttcactttagaaaataaaatgtgaTCTCTTACTATTTATTTCATAagtaagacaaaaaaaatataagaaaaaaaatatttaaaggtAAAAGATCCAAATTTAAAacgaatatatatatatataggtaaaTTTTAGCCTACCCTTCTTATAATAACATGTAATTTACCCTCTGTGACATGTCATCTTTTAATTGGTTGCTATGTTAACTATAGTTAAATTATTGGTAATTAAATTATAGCCCAAAGTGGGTGATTATGTAATTAAATACCtccaaatttaatttcaatgccATCCAGAAATCCcatatcatcatcaccatcaccatcatcatcatcatcatcatcattattttcattttctttttcgtCTTCCCCTTCTACACTATCATCATAAAAAGCTATCATAATCGATTTCACGTtcttaaattttaagattttctgAATTTCGCAAACGTAAACTTAGTCTCACCTGGACTAGGTTCACAAAACAAAAGCAGTTTTTATAACTAAATACAAAGAACACAAAACACAGAACACGACCTTACTTGAACAGGATCTGTTCTATAGGCTTGTACATCTGTATCCTTGAGTTCTAAGAAGACTTTGGTTGAACTATGACCGTGAGGTCAGAGCGTGATTAATTGTTCCAAAGCGCATGCCATCTGAACGGTGGAGGATTGTTCGCGCTACAACCTTGTGGTCGAGATGGTTTTACGGTGTTCTGACAGACTCAAATATTTTTTCCTGGCcatttaattagttattttctctaaatacttagtgtgtgtttggattacagTTTGCAAACGGGAgtttgaataaaattaattttgcaaacttgattttgatgaaaagtaagtttgtattaagtgatttatgtttggcaatatttatatcaaaatgaattatagtaaaataaatgttgtttggattacactattcaaaatcacttttagatacaaaattactaaaatagacatcaacttaaataatttttgtatattattttaatttagatatttgaatagatgttattaattaattctataataaaattaatatttatacactaagataaaaataatatataaaaattggcaaaatatacttttaattaaaactaacaaaatataaattttagagagtactaaaaataataaaaaaattaaatatttattttggtagtaattgaaataaattaaaaaaatttatgatattttttatacagtatatttttagtactcttagtactcttttttagtatgttataattttttattattattatttacaattaattttttgtttaatttactttcttAATAGGatcaatatattatatt is a window from the Arachis stenosperma cultivar V10309 chromosome 3, arast.V10309.gnm1.PFL2, whole genome shotgun sequence genome containing:
- the LOC130970188 gene encoding uncharacterized protein LOC130970188 — its product is MANTISITQKVTCFGLGTLDKTQASKVGLPPTTHHHVRINSNIKNNRCYVLEHNLGLFRFPSYTTTRKMNMSVFGSTQPGPVDPSSSPAHWKFWIIGTIFTILLSFSRGKWGPLLQLKEKIETRMKEAEKIAEAVEEVAEGVEKVAEDVAKIVPEGKLHDAAQFVEKVAQDIDKHAQAAEDALEKAKDMEQDMESFFESTTHGQEKSVATTTEWKDQK